In Mucilaginibacter auburnensis, the genomic stretch TATGCTATGGCTTAAACGCTTCGCTTGTTGACCCAATAGATGTAGCAAAAAAAGTAATTGAAGGTTTGTTTGACGGGGTAACCACGTCTGAACTGGATAACCTTGCAGCAGAGACAGCAGCATCGCTTACTACAAAACACCCGGATTATGCTTTATTGGCATCGCGCATTGCGGTATCAAACCTGCATAAAAATACCATTAAGTCGTTCTCCGAAACCATGAAATCGCTTTATGAGTATGTTGATCCCAAAACAGGCAAAAATGCCGCTTTGTTAGCTGACGATGTGTACGAGATCATTCAGAAAAATGCCGAAGAACTGGATAGCAGCATTATTTACGACCGCGATTTTGGCTTTGATTACTTCGGGTTTAAAACGCTTGAAAAATCATACCTTTTAAAACTTGATGGTAAAATAGCCGAGCGCCCGCAACACCTGTTCATGCGTGTATCAGTAGGTATACACAAAGAGGATATTGAAAGCGCTATTAAAACGTATAACCTGATGAGCGAGCGTTGGTTTACACATGCCACCCCAACCTTATTTAATTCAGGTACACCAAAACCACAAATGTCATCGTGCTTTTTGCTAACCATGAAAGATGATAGCATTGAAGGTATTTATGATACGTTAAAGCAAACCGCTAAAATCTCGCAAAGCGCAGGCGGTATTGGTTTAAGCATACACAATGTACGTGCAACAGGTTCATACATCAGCGGTACTAACGGTACCAGCAACGGTATAATACCAATGTTACGCGTGTTTAATGACACTGCCCGCTATGTAGATCAGGGTGGTGGCAAACGTAAAGGTGCTTTTGCTATTTACCTGGAGCCTTGGCATGCAGATATATTTGAATTTTTAGATCTGCGTAAAAATCACGGTAAAGAAGAAATGCGCGCCCGCGATTTATTCTACGCACTTTGGGTGAGCGATTTGTTTATGCAACGTGTTGAAGCTAATGAGGACTGGAGCTTATTCTGTCCGCACGAAGCGCCGGGCCTTGCTGATTGCCATGGTAAAGAGTTTGAAGAATTATACACAAGATACGAAAGCGAAGGCCGCGCGCGTAAAACAGTAAAAGCACAGGAACTTTGGTTTGCCGTGTTAGACGCCCAGGTAGAAACAGGCACGCCTTATTTGTTATACAAAGACGCTGCTAACGCTAAGTCAAACCAACAAAACTTAGGTACTATAAAAAGCTCAAACCTGTGTACCGAGATATTAGAGTACACTTCTGCTGACGAAATAGCGGTTTGTAACCTGGCTTCGCTGGCATTGCCACGTTATGTGCGCGATGGTAAGTTTGACCACGAGAAACTTTACGAAGTAACTTACCAGGCCGCTGTTAACCTTAATAAGATAATTGATAACAACTACTATCCTGTTGAAGAGGCGCGCACTTCCAACCTGCGTCACCGTCCAATTGGATTAGGTGTACAAGGTTTGGCTGATGCATTCATTCTGCTGCGTATGCCGTTTGAAAGCGAAGAAGCTAAACAACTGAATAAAGAGATCTTTGAAACCATTTATTTTGCTGCCATGACGGCTTCAAAAGACCTAGCTATTAAAGATGGTCCTTACGAAACGTTTAAAGGCTCTCCATTATCAAAAGGCCAGTTTCAGTTTGACCTTTGGAATGTTAAGCCCGAAAGCGGCCGTTGGGATTGGGAAAACCTGCGCTTAGATGTTATGAACCATGGTGTACGTAACTCTTTATTGGTAGCGCCAATGCCTACCGCGTCAACATCGCAAATATTGGGTAATAACGAGTGTTTCGAACCATACACATCAAACATTTATACCCGCAGGGTCTTAAGCGGTGAGTTCATCATTGTTAACAAACACCTGCTGCGCGATTTAGTTAACCGTGGCCTTTGGGACAATACCATGAAGAACAAGATCATTACTGCAAATGGTTCTGTTCAGGATATAGCTGAAATTCCTCAGGATTTAAAAGACCTGTACAAAACTGTATGGGAGATCAAGATGCGTAACATTATTGACATGGCTGCAGACCGTGGCGCTTACATTTGCCAGTCGCAATCACTTAACCTGTTCATTAACTCGCCAAACGCGTCAAAACTTACTTCAATGCACTTCTATGCATGGAAGAAAGGCCTTAAAACAGGTATGTACTACCTGCGTACTCAGGCGGCATCGCAAGCGGTTAAATTTACTGTTGAGAACCAGGGTGGCAAAAACATGGATCCGGTTATACCATCTGTGGTACAACAAGTGGAAGATGAAATACCTGCAGGCCCAACCTGTTCTATGGAAGAAGGCTGCGTAACCTGTTCTGCATAAAACATTCTGTTGATTAAATTTAAGCCCATGCTCCGTTTTAAGGATCATGGGCATTTTTATTCGTATTGAGTGTTAAACATACACAAAGGAAATTTTTTTAATTTGGGTTAAAAAAATGTGTTAACTTAGTGGCGGTCAAACTATTTCTTATCTGCAATATGTATTTTTCCCGCCCTAAAAAAGCTTTATTCGTTGTAACAGTCATTTTTGTTATTCTATTAAAATTTGGTTTTAGCGGCTACGCCCAACACAGATCTGTAGGTATGAATGCCGAAGGTAATTTGCTTAGTGGCAGCAGAGCCGGAAGCGGCGGCGGTTATTTACCTACCAGTGGCTGGGGATTATCAGTTCATGGAGGGTATGAAAACCCTATTGGTTCAATAACCGAAATATACAAAGGAGGACCATCTTTCGGGTTAAACGTTATAAACCGTTGGAATCACCTTATATTATCCGGTACGGTTGATTATCGCAGCTTTGTGCCTAAAAATCGCGTACTTCCGCTTGAAATTAAAATTAACGGACAGTTAGTTGCGGACGGAGAAATAACTTTAACAAATTTTACAGGCTTGGGCGTGTATTTAGGTGCTGCATATGAGTTTATGATAACGCCGGGCGCCAGTTTTTATGCGGGTGTTAACCTGGGAGCCATACGTACAGACTATAACGGCACATACAGTGGTACAGCAGAGGCTGAAACTACAGAGGAACCTACAAAATCTACAACACCATACGTGGGACCCAAACTGGGTTTAAACTTTGCCTTGGGTAACAAAATTAGTTTAGGTGTTGAAGCTAAATACGCATTAGGTTTAGGCAAATTGAATTTTACCTCAATTGATGGCACGCCAGATACGCAAGGTTTTAAATCTGTAGCCGGCAACCTGTTTCTAACCTATAGTTTTTAACTTTGCACGGTAATTCCGGATTGCCGTAAATGATCAAACACGAAATAATTGCCTGCGAACGCTGCGGAAAACGTATGGAATGCAAGGCTAATTCTTACACCAAGTGCGATTGCAACAATGTGCAGCTAACACTCAACGAAGTGCAATACATTAGCGAGAATTATGATGGCTGCATGTGTGCTGATTGTTTGCGGGCTTTGCAGATTGAGTATAGAGAGACTTTGGGGATAGCTTGATAAATATTAAAATCACATGTTCGAATTATTTTCAAAGCAAGAAAGAATAAGAATACAAGATGATGCTGTTTTCATAAACGACAAAAGAGGAAGTTTTGCCAAAGGTTGCGAAGTGCACCACGTCTTTGAACTTAATCACAATCCTGAAATTAAAGTATTTGAAAATGATAGGTTGATACGGAAATTTAAGATTGACGCTTTGAAATCAAACCCAGTTCTTAACGGGCAGTTTTTTCATAGCTCAATTAGAATTCAATCGAATAGCGCGGTAGTGATTGACGGAGTCATTTCGGACAATGATGTAGTCCATGCTAAATGGACCGACGACAATTATGAAGCAATAAGACTTCAACCATTTTATCTTTCTGACAAAAATGAATACAACAATAAATTAGTCGGAAAGGGACTCTTTCAAAGAGGATTACATTTTTCAGGAACAATTACACCACGTGGCGTAAGATGCGTTTGCTTGTGCGATAGTTGTAATGAAACCTTTACCATTCAACATATACACGCTGGTTTTTCTGAAATGCACTATTTTTATTCTGCTAATAGCAAAGAGACATTAATGTTACCCTACAGTGCTATGCCAAAAGTTCTCGCTCAAAACAATATTAATATAGAGGAATTAGAATCAATTGAAAGCAAGTTGCCTAATTCTTACGATGGTAAATTTAAATACTTTAACTCTTTTAAGTGTCCGCATTGCCTTGCTAATTATATTGATTTTGAAAAACACAGAGAAATCAGACAGGGAGAGTATTATGCTAATACCTATATTAATGAAACTGCAAAACTGTTAAACGTGTCATAGCGTACAGTATGTTAACAATCTCCTTACACATTTTTTGTGAGTTTGACAGCCATTACGCGTTGAAGGTAAAAGATGACGGCCGAGTTGCTTACGCCTACCTTTATGAAGCGGAAGACATTGTTGGCGACGTTTGGCTGTATAATCAACAACAACCACCGCAAACTTCTTTTTGGTTACCGGAGGATATGCCTTTTTTGAACCCGAAGGAATACCTTAACGATAGTGCGAATATCGCGCCCATAACAAATCAAAACCAGTTGCGCTGCGAATGGACCGAATCAAAAGATACAGGACTAATTGAAGCGGCTATCTATATCCGCGATAAATTCGTCGCGTCGGTAGCTATTGGCGATAAGCCGGGCTGGTCTGTGCTGGTTAGCAAAGATGGACCGCTGGCGTTAAAGTATTAATTAATTACGCCAGATCGGTTTCAGCTGAAGGCACATTTACGGGTATGCCTTTTACGCGGTGTTCAACCTGTTCGGGAGCTAATGGTAAACTAAAATAAAAGGTTGAGCCTTTGTCCTGCTCGCTTTCTATCCAAACCTTGCCACCATGCCGTTTTAAAATCTCTGATGAGATGAACAAACCAAGGCCAAGCCCTTCAAAACGCATAGCAGTATTGTCAACGCGGTAGTAGCGGTCAAACAACTTATCAATGTGCGATGGAGCGATGCCTATGCCAAAATCCTGTACAGAAACAATTACCTGCTGGCCTTCTATCCAACTGTCAATAATTATCTGTTTGCCTTTTGGCGAATATTTAACCGCGTTACTTAAAAAGTTATTCAACACTTGTTCCAAACGTACGTTGTCGCCAAGAATTTGAACGTCGGCAGCATTTTTCAAAACAACCTCATGCGATGAAGATAAATAACGCGTATTCTCAGCGCTTTCTACCAATAGCTTGTTAAAGCTGAAAGGCTGCATATCATACTCCAGTTTACCACTGTTCATTTTGGTTACATCAAGCAGATCGGCTATGAGTTTTTCCAAACGTTGTATATTGTCGGCAGATTTTTGTACAAAACCTTTCAAAGTATCCGGCATTGCCCCGCGTTTCAACATTTGATTAAACGCTTTTATGCTGGTAAGCGGTGTTTTTAACTCATGACTTGCAATTGATAAAAACTCATCCTTTTTTTGTTCATTAGTTTTTTGCAGGTCTATGTTGGTATTTGAGCCCAACCATAACTGTATCTCCCCATTCTCAATTAAAGGTAATGCTCTGCCAAGGTGCCAGCGGTAAATCCCGTCAGCAAACAGTAACCTGAATTCGATCAGATATTCATTACCATTTTCTAAAGCATGCATCCATTTATCAAGCGCTTTTGGAAGATCATCCGGATGAATGAATTTTTGCCAGCCATGCCCAACTACCTCATCTTTATCATATCCAAAGTCATCACAAACCACGTCGTTTACGTAGTCAAGGGCGCCATCAGGCTTCGCTGTCCATATTTGTTGCGGAATGGAATTCAGTAAAAAACTGAATCGCTCTTTACTTTCATTCAACTGTTCAATGGTGTTATGCAGATGGTCTTGTGTGCTTATCAACTCCTCATTAGTAGAGGCCAATTCTTCGTTAGATGCCATCATTTCTTCATTAATGGCGGTAAGTTCCTCATTGGCTGCTGCCAATTCTTCCGTAGCTATCTGAAGGTCCTGTTCGCTCTTTTCCAGTTTAAGCCGGGCTTCTACCTGTTCAGTTATATCACTTACCGAAGCCAATATAGCCTCAACCTTGCCATCCAGGTCAAATAATGGGTCGTACGAGAAGTTAACAAAAATGTCTTTAGAACTTCCATCAGGAAAAGCAATGTTAACTGGCATTTCAGGAAAAGCTACTTTCTCTCCCGTTTCAAAAACATTCGCCAACAGGTCAGGGAAAGGTTGTCCAATTAACTCCGGGAAAACATCTATAAGTTTTTTACCCATTGTTTGAGTTGAATTACGCTGCCATATCTGATACATAGCTGCGTTAGCCTGTTCAATGATCAAATCGCGGCCTTTCAAAATGGTCATGGCAATAGGGGTAGTTGTTACCATGGCTTCCAAACGGTGCCTGGCGGCTTCAACAGATTTTCGCGCCAATACTTGTTCGGTAACATCGTTGGCAACCACCATAATGCTGTAAACATCACCCGATTCATTCACCATGGCTTTGTATACAAAGTTTACAAAACGTTCTGCTAAATTGCCTTCATATTCTAAAAACACCCGCGCTTCATTACCGGTAAATGATTCTCCGGTGTCAAAAACGTTTTCCAGTAATGACATAAAAACCTGTTCTCTAAGCTCAGGCAACGCGTCTATAAGATTTAGCCCAACCACTGTAGCAGGTTTGCCCCATATGCGCAGCATATATTGGTTGGCGGCTTCTATCGTCATACTTCTGCCGGTAAGTACGGCAATTGCGACAGGCGCATCATCAATCATATAGCGCAAACGGCCCTCGCTTCGTTCAAGCGCTATGGTACGACTTGTATGCGTTCTTCCAGTTCGTCGTTAAGTGTATTTAGCTCCGTTTGGGTTTGATGGAGTTCTTCATTTATAGCGGCTAACTCTTCGTTAGCTGCAGACAATTCTTCGTTAAGTGCCAGCTCTCTTTCTAAAATTTGTCTTTGCTGCTCCTCGTTGGCTAATGCCATCTCGCCTAAAACCCGCTCGGTAACATCAGTAGCATGGTGCAGTAAACAAATAATATCGCCGTCTGCATTTTTTACCGGGCGATATTCATAGTCATAGTAAAATGTGTTTAGTTTACCATTATGCATTAGTTGCGCTGCTACGCCTTTGGCGCTAAAAGTTATACCTGTTGCTAAAGCGCTTTTCATTTGCTGAGCAAAAGGTTGTCCTTTCAACTCAGGTACTGCAACTTCAAGAGGTAAGCCTACAATATCACGGCTTCGGCCCCAAAAAGAAAGCATAGCTTGTGTGGCGGCTTCTATAACAAGATCATCAGTAGTATATATGGCTGTGGCAATGTGCGAGGTGGAAAAAATATCAAGCAACTCTTCGCAGCTAAGCAGTTTGGTTTTATTCATTGCAGGGGCAAATAACTTAAATATAGCCATTACTTTCAAAACAACGGCATTTTAAGCGCGCAACTTTGGTTAGGCTGAATGTTAACACATTTGTTATAACGCATTAGTGTTAAAGGTGTTTTGTTAAAATTAAATTAACCAATTGTTCACTCTCGTTAAAAACAACATAAAAAAAGCGCTCCGGTTACCCGCAGCGCTTAAAAAATTCGAAATCGAACAATCTGATATCCGAAGTATTATTAGCTCATCTTGAGCTTTTTCTGAATGTCGGCTACGTATCCTTTAAATTTCTTGTCAGTATCTATCAGGTCTTCAACAGTTTGGCAGGCATAAATTACTGTAGAGTGATCGCGGCCACCAAAGAAGTTACCTATTGATTTAAGCGAACTTTTAGTATGAGCTTTAGCCAGGTACATAGAAATTTGCCTTGCCTGTACAATTTCGCGCTTACGTGTCTGTGATTTTACCATCTCAACCGGCACTTCAAAGTACTCGCAAACCAGGCTTTGTATGTACTCCATCGAAATTTCTTTTGATGAATTTTTTACAAAGTTTTTCAGCATTTGCTTAGCCAGGTTCAGATCTATCTCCTTACGGTTAAGCGTTGATTGGGCCAGTAATGAAACCATTGCGCCTTCGAGCTCACGCACGTTGTTGTCAATGTTATGGGCAACGTATTCTATTACATCATCACCCAGGTCAATACCGTCCTGATAGGTTTTGTTTTTAAGAATAGCCATGCGGGTTTCCAGATCAGGTATCTGCAGATCTGCAGACAGGCCCCACTTGAATCTTGACAATAAACGCTCTTCTAAACCCGCCAGATCTTTAGGCGCTTTATCAGATGTGATGATCAATTGCTTACCCGATTGATGCAAGTGGTTGAATATGTGAAAGAAGAAATCCTGTGTTTTTTCTTTTCCGGCAAAGTTGTGAACATCATCCATAATGAGTACATCAATAGCCTGATAAAAGTTCACAAAATCGTTAATGTTATTGTGCTTTAGGGCATCAACAAACTGCTGGGTAAATTTCTCGCATGATACATATAGTACCAGCTTATCAGGCAGGGTGCGTTTTATTTCGTTGCCGATAGCTTGCGCCAGGTGGGTTTTACCCAAGCCAACGCCACCATATATCATTAACGGGTTAAATGATGTGCCACCGGGTTTAGCAGCTACAGCATAACCTGCAGAGCGGGCCAAACGGTTGCAATCGCCTTCCACAAAATTCTCAAACGTATAATTACGGTTAAGTTGCGGATCAACGTTCAGCTTTTTAAGCCCCGGTATAACAAATGGGTTTTTTATATCCTTATTAATTGAAATGGGGATGGGCATAGACTGTTTTTTTGCTTCGGCACCGTTACCGTTTGATGGCATATTGGTGGTATACGGTTTACTCGCCGATGATTGTTCAACAACAATGTTGTATTCCAAACGTCCTTCTTCGCCTAATTGTTTTTTAATTGTTTTGCGAAGTAGGCCAACATAGTGCTCTTCTAACCACTCATAAAAGAACAGGCTCGGAACTTGTATTGTAAGAACACTGCCTTCCATGCGTAAAGCTTTAATTGGTTCGAACCAGGTTTTAAAGCTTTGCGCCGGTATGTTATCTTTTATGATTTGAAGGCAACTATTCCAGACGTTAGTACAAGTTTTTTCCATATAAATTTTAGTAAAATATTGAATTACAACCCTCAGCGATGCATTCTTTGGGCCTGCTACGGAACATCGAATATTCGGAAAAAAAGCGAATTAAAAAATATAATTCTCACTTTTTCTGTGAATAAATTTTAAAAAATCAACCCGTTTGTGTATTGCTTTACGCAATAAAATTAGTATACTTTTGGCTTAAAATTCGTTACATTGTGTGTTTTAACACATTATAATTCGTTTCCAGAACAATTAGGCGCTTTTTGAACCTGCACAACATAAAAAATTATCAACAAATTTTATTTGGTTAAGCGTTGGAACGCTATGCGCAGGTGCCGAATGCAATCGCTCTACCTAATACAATCTTCCAGAAAGAAGGTTGGCGGTTTAATTAAATTTTTTTGCGAAGTAAATTATATAACAGCTTCGAGGTCGTTCCTTATAATATTCAGGCCAGTGTCGTATGGGTCGGCTTCTAATTGACTCAAGTGTGCTAATACAACTTTGCCCAGTTCCATACCACTTGCGTTTTCGGGCAGGGCTTTAGCGGCATTACTTAT encodes the following:
- a CDS encoding PAS domain S-box protein: MALERSEGRLRYMIDDAPVAIAVLTGRSMTIEAANQYMLRIWGKPATVVGLNLIDALPELREQVFMSLLENVFDTGESFTGNEARVFLEYEGNLAERFVNFVYKAMVNESGDVYSIMVVANDVTEQVLARKSVEAARHRLEAMVTTTPIAMTILKGRDLIIEQANAAMYQIWQRNSTQTMGKKLIDVFPELIGQPFPDLLANVFETGEKVAFPEMPVNIAFPDGSSKDIFVNFSYDPLFDLDGKVEAILASVSDITEQVEARLKLEKSEQDLQIATEELAAANEELTAINEEMMASNEELASTNEELISTQDHLHNTIEQLNESKERFSFLLNSIPQQIWTAKPDGALDYVNDVVCDDFGYDKDEVVGHGWQKFIHPDDLPKALDKWMHALENGNEYLIEFRLLFADGIYRWHLGRALPLIENGEIQLWLGSNTNIDLQKTNEQKKDEFLSIASHELKTPLTSIKAFNQMLKRGAMPDTLKGFVQKSADNIQRLEKLIADLLDVTKMNSGKLEYDMQPFSFNKLLVESAENTRYLSSSHEVVLKNAADVQILGDNVRLEQVLNNFLSNAVKYSPKGKQIIIDSWIEGQQVIVSVQDFGIGIAPSHIDKLFDRYYRVDNTAMRFEGLGLGLFISSEILKRHGGKVWIESEQDKGSTFYFSLPLAPEQVEHRVKGIPVNVPSAETDLA
- a CDS encoding cysteine-rich CWC family protein, which produces MIKHEIIACERCGKRMECKANSYTKCDCNNVQLTLNEVQYISENYDGCMCADCLRALQIEYRETLGIA
- a CDS encoding ribonucleoside-diphosphate reductase subunit alpha, translating into MFVVKRDGKKEPVKFDKITARIEKLCYGLNASLVDPIDVAKKVIEGLFDGVTTSELDNLAAETAASLTTKHPDYALLASRIAVSNLHKNTIKSFSETMKSLYEYVDPKTGKNAALLADDVYEIIQKNAEELDSSIIYDRDFGFDYFGFKTLEKSYLLKLDGKIAERPQHLFMRVSVGIHKEDIESAIKTYNLMSERWFTHATPTLFNSGTPKPQMSSCFLLTMKDDSIEGIYDTLKQTAKISQSAGGIGLSIHNVRATGSYISGTNGTSNGIIPMLRVFNDTARYVDQGGGKRKGAFAIYLEPWHADIFEFLDLRKNHGKEEMRARDLFYALWVSDLFMQRVEANEDWSLFCPHEAPGLADCHGKEFEELYTRYESEGRARKTVKAQELWFAVLDAQVETGTPYLLYKDAANAKSNQQNLGTIKSSNLCTEILEYTSADEIAVCNLASLALPRYVRDGKFDHEKLYEVTYQAAVNLNKIIDNNYYPVEEARTSNLRHRPIGLGVQGLADAFILLRMPFESEEAKQLNKEIFETIYFAAMTASKDLAIKDGPYETFKGSPLSKGQFQFDLWNVKPESGRWDWENLRLDVMNHGVRNSLLVAPMPTASTSQILGNNECFEPYTSNIYTRRVLSGEFIIVNKHLLRDLVNRGLWDNTMKNKIITANGSVQDIAEIPQDLKDLYKTVWEIKMRNIIDMAADRGAYICQSQSLNLFINSPNASKLTSMHFYAWKKGLKTGMYYLRTQAASQAVKFTVENQGGKNMDPVIPSVVQQVEDEIPAGPTCSMEEGCVTCSA
- the dnaA gene encoding chromosomal replication initiator protein DnaA, with translation MEKTCTNVWNSCLQIIKDNIPAQSFKTWFEPIKALRMEGSVLTIQVPSLFFYEWLEEHYVGLLRKTIKKQLGEEGRLEYNIVVEQSSASKPYTTNMPSNGNGAEAKKQSMPIPISINKDIKNPFVIPGLKKLNVDPQLNRNYTFENFVEGDCNRLARSAGYAVAAKPGGTSFNPLMIYGGVGLGKTHLAQAIGNEIKRTLPDKLVLYVSCEKFTQQFVDALKHNNINDFVNFYQAIDVLIMDDVHNFAGKEKTQDFFFHIFNHLHQSGKQLIITSDKAPKDLAGLEERLLSRFKWGLSADLQIPDLETRMAILKNKTYQDGIDLGDDVIEYVAHNIDNNVRELEGAMVSLLAQSTLNRKEIDLNLAKQMLKNFVKNSSKEISMEYIQSLVCEYFEVPVEMVKSQTRKREIVQARQISMYLAKAHTKSSLKSIGNFFGGRDHSTVIYACQTVEDLIDTDKKFKGYVADIQKKLKMS
- a CDS encoding PAS domain-containing protein; the encoded protein is MNKTKLLSCEELLDIFSTSHIATAIYTTDDLVIEAATQAMLSFWGRSRDIVGLPLEVAVPELKGQPFAQQMKSALATGITFSAKGVAAQLMHNGKLNTFYYDYEYRPVKNADGDIICLLHHATDVTERVLGEMALANEEQQRQILERELALNEELSAANEELAAINEELHQTQTELNTLNDELEERIQVVP